A stretch of DNA from Aliivibrio wodanis:
CCTTATTTTTTAACTTTGACGGTAAATAATGGGGCGGATTTAAAAGAGCGCTTAGATCATCTTCAAAAATCGTTTAAAAAATACATGAATCGTAAGCGCGATGCGGTAAAAAAAGGTCGTGGTTATTGCGAGCTGAATAAAATTCATGGCGGTGTTTTTACTTATGAGTTTACTTATTCAGAGAAAAATGGCTGGCATCCTCATATACATATGGTCGCTCTTTGTGACCCGTCTGATTTGCCAGGTTTCCCGATTGGATCTAATTCGGGAAAGAAAAAACAAAACTCAAAATTATCTAAAGAATGGTTATCAGTAACAGGAGATAGCTATATCGTGGATTTTAGACCGATTGAAAATGATCCAGTCCAAGGGTTTATTGAGGTTTTTAAATATGCGTTGAAATTTTCCGATTTAACTCCAGATAAAAATTATGAAGCATATAAAATCTTAAAGGGGAAAAGGCTTCAAGGTTCGTTTGGCGATTTTTGGGGTGTTAATGTTCCAGAAAAAATGACAGATGATTTATTTGAAGAATTGCCATTTTTGGAATTGTTTTATCGTTACA
This window harbors:
- a CDS encoding Rep protein — its product is MTEKRKPLNDSALDGEDSFKGSDSVENLPNRILRYEKAKARTLDNCNWLSEYSNRLKDSVYVADVLNVSDEQYLLNDSPELNSVEKLRTSLLDCSNWLVFNHYYTIDKVRLSKASFCKKHLMCPVCAIRRGAKSLSAYLERFEIIMTEKPDLRPYFLTLTVNNGADLKERLDHLQKSFKKYMNRKRDAVKKGRGYCELNKIHGGVFTYEFTYSEKNGWHPHIHMVALCDPSDLPGFPIGSNSGKKKQNSKLSKEWLSVTGDSYIVDFRPIENDPVQGFIEVFKYALKFSDLTPDKNYEAYKILKGKRLQGSFGDFWGVNVPEKMTDDLFEELPFLELFYRYTQNGYSLQDVKKIEI